The following coding sequences lie in one Maylandia zebra isolate NMK-2024a linkage group LG14, Mzebra_GT3a, whole genome shotgun sequence genomic window:
- the nectin1b gene encoding nectin 1b isoform X7 — MAVYVGIWALLLALNIQAGSGQMVQMDTSKSGFVGSQVELRCVFSNSNPPVKISQVTWQKLLNGTKQNVAIANPALGVSVLPPFKERVSFKHAAVRHRTPSLEDTTIVFSNLQLSDEAAYICEYTTFPAGNRENMVNLTVYARPMTRMTLTTPTIVARAQKRKMTVATCVSANGKPPSVIKWDTRLKGEATYQETRNQNGTVTVRSNYVVIPSRETHKQKLTCIVTYRNEKITDSVVLNVQYEPEVQIEGFDGNWYLNRQNVQLTCRADANPPVTIYQWKLLNGSLPSNVEIKNNTLFFKGPVTYDLAGTYVCDATNGIGTRTGIVDVNITEIPVPTYGGTTHVPQEQHNAGVAIGGAVGGVALLGLAAILLFIFLRRRQRTFKGDYSTKKHVFGNGYSKAGGLPTHPPIPKNLQYPDDSDEEKKPAQIGTTGGFEAGDRDFDAESDLKRPYFTVDEGESRDYDERTLAFQYEPESEIADDMISQTDGSVISKKEWYV; from the exons CTGGCAGTGGACAGATGGTACAGATGGACACCAGTAAGTCTGGCTTCGTGGGTTCACAAGTGGAGCTGCGCTGCGTTTTCAGCAACAGTAATCCACCAGTCAAGATCTCCCAAGTAACCTGGCAGAAGCTTCTCAATGGCACCAAACAGAATGTGGCCATCGCCAACCCGGCCCTGGGTGTGTCTGTGCTGCCGCCCTTCAAGGAGCGGGTCAGCTTCAAACATGCAGCTGTTCGTCATCGTACTCCCTCATTGGAAGACACCACAATTGTGTTCTCCAACCTGCAGCTGTCCGACGAGGCTGCCTACATTTGCGAGTATACCACATTTCCTGCAGGCAACCGTGAGAACATGGTCAACCTTACTGTGTATG CTCGGCCCATGACACGTATGACCTTGACGACCCCTACGATTGTGGCTAGGGCTCAGAAGCGTAAGATGACAGTTGCAACTTGTGTATCTGCGAATGGAAAGCCCCCAAGCGTGATCAAATGGGATACCAGGTTGAAAGGCGAAGCCACTTACCAGGAGACTCGCAACCAGAATGGGACAGTGACGGTCCGGAGCAACTATGTGGTGATACCGAGCCGCGAGACCCACAAACAGAAGCTCACGTGCATCGTCACGTACCGAAATGAGAAGATCACAGACAGCGTGGTGCTCAACGTTCAGT ATGAACCCGAGGTGCAGATCGAGGGGTTTGATGGAAACTGGTACCTGAACCGTCAGAATGTTCAGCTGACCTGCAGGGCTGATGCTAACCCCCCTGTCACGATCTACCAGTGGAAACT TTTAAATGGCTCCCTACCCAGCAATGTGGAAATCAAGAACAACACCTTGTTCTTCAAGGGCCCTGTGACCTACGACTTGGCTGGGACGTATGTCTGTGACGCTACCAACGGCATCGGGACTCGCACCGGCATCGTGGACGTCAACATCACAG AAATTCCTGTCCCCACCTACGGTGGCACCACACATGTCCCACAGGAGCAACACAATGCAGGTGTCGCCATCGGGGGTGCTGTGGGGGGTGTTGCCCTCTTGGGTCTGGCGGCCATACTGCTCTTCATATTCCTGCGCCGCCGCCAGCGCACCTTCAAGGGAGACTACAGCACCAAGAAACATGTGTTCGGAAATGGGTACAGCAAGGCTGGTGGGCTGCCTACCCACCCCCCCATCCCTAAGAACTTGCAGTACCCGGACGACTCGGACGAAGAGAAGAAACCCGCCCAGATTGGTACCACTGGAGGGTTTGAGGCAGGCGACCGTGATTTCGATGCTGAATCAGACCTGAAGAGGCCCTATTTCACTGTGGATGAAGGAGAGAGCCGAGATTACGATGAGCGGACTCTGGCTTTCCAGTATGAGCCTGAATCTGAAATAGCCGATGATATGATCTCTCAAACCGATGGTTCTGTCATTTCTAAGAAAGAATGGTATGTGTAG